One part of the Vitis riparia cultivar Riparia Gloire de Montpellier isolate 1030 chromosome 6, EGFV_Vit.rip_1.0, whole genome shotgun sequence genome encodes these proteins:
- the LOC117915852 gene encoding probable ribose-5-phosphate isomerase 2 isoform X3, whose protein sequence is MAIAYPHFIGSQKSAMETGMISSPSSSSPSRPPVILTQDELKKIAAYKAVEYVESGMVLGLGTGSTAKHAVDRIGELLRQGKLKNIVGIPTSKMTHEQAVSLGIPLSDLDSYPILDLAIDGADEVDPYLNLVKGRGGSLLREKMVEGACKKFVVIVDESKLVNYLGGSGLAMPVEIVPFCWKFTAQRLQMLFEESGCVAKLRTYQNGEPFVTDNMNYIVDLYFKREIGDLKVASDAILRLAGVVEHGMFIDMATTLIVAGECGVIVKDKWDSASHRRAAAYTPLNSSGSSSLTTYCAAVLLGRTANA, encoded by the coding sequence ATGGCTATTGCTTATCCTCATTTTATTGGGTCTCAGAAATCTGCAATGGAGACGGGGATGATATCATCTCCGTCTTCGTCTTCTCCATCTCGGCCTCCTGTGATCCTTACCCAAGATGAGTTGAAGAAAATCGCGGCGTACAAAGCTGTGGAATACGTTGAGTCCGGTATGGTTCTCGGGCTCGGAACCGGGTCGACGGCGAAGCACGCCGTGGACCGCATAGGCGAGCTTTTGCGGCAAGGGAAGTTGAAGAACATTGTGGGAATACCCACATCGAAGATGACCCACGAACAAGCGGTTTCGTTGGGGATTCCATTGTCGGATCTGGATTCTTATCCGATTTTGGATCTTGCCATTGATGGTGCGGATGAAGTCGACCCGTATTTGAATTTGGTGAAGGGTCGGGGCGGGTCACTGCTGAGGGAGAAGATGGTGGAGGGTGCTTGTAAGAAATTCGTTGTGATTGTTGATGAGTCCAAATTAGTTAACTATTTGGGAGGCAGTGGGCTCGCTATGCCGGTTGAGATTGTGCCGTTTTGTTGGAAATTTACTGCCCAGAGGTTGCAAATGTTGTTTGAGGAATCTGGTTGTGTCGCAAAGCTTAGGACTTACCAGAATGGAGAACCTTTTGTTACAGATAATATGAATTACATTGTGGACTTGTATTTCAAAAGGGAAATTGGGGATTTGAAGGTTGCGAGTGATGCAATTCTGAGACTTGCTGGTGTCGTTGAGCATGGAATGTTTATTGATATGGCAACCACTCTTATTGTTGCAGGGGAGTGTGGTGTCATTGTGAAGGATAAGTGGGACTCTGCAAGCCATCGGAG